The following proteins are co-located in the Sulfurovum sp. TSL6 genome:
- a CDS encoding 4-fold beta flower protein has protein sequence MLLKFYDQERKPYAYTEDNKTIYTYDGEPIAYIDIEDIYAFTGTHLGFYEEGNIWDHNGDIMLFTKDSIRGPLKPRKSLMPLKKLKSKKPLKGTKALKPKKPLKSNKWSSCNLIDVFI, from the coding sequence ATGTTGTTGAAATTTTATGATCAAGAAAGAAAGCCATATGCTTACACAGAAGATAATAAAACAATTTATACATATGATGGTGAACCGATAGCTTATATAGATATTGAAGATATCTATGCGTTTACAGGAACTCATTTAGGTTTTTATGAAGAAGGTAATATTTGGGATCATAACGGCGATATAATGTTGTTCACTAAGGATTCTATACGTGGACCATTAAAACCCCGAAAATCTCTCATGCCATTAAAAAAGCTAAAATCAAAAAAGCCTTTAAAGGGAACAAAAGCACTTAAACCTAAAAAGCCTTTAAAAAGTAACAAATGGTCTTCATGTAATCTAATAGATGTTTTTATCTAG
- a CDS encoding YdiU family protein — protein MNSTNKTSVEVETLYDLATMADYSLMDTLSSDPEATADGVDHAPRQVFSGHFVPVNPMPIKDPKYIAHSKNFFSELGFADSLATSEDFIRMFSGDSSRLPGPMRSFGWATGYALSIYGSEYYEQCPFQTGNGYGDGRAVSIFEGVINGQRWEMQLKGGGRTPYCRGADGRAVLRSSIREFLAQEHMHALGVPTSRSLSLYTSKTETVRRPWFTNGSYSRDPEVMIDEAVAITTRVAPSFIRVGQLELFGRRARKNEHPKAMEELEKIVLHLIDREYSDVIEEHLPTQEKVLLLAREFRKRLTSLVANWIRVGYCQGNFNSDNCAAGGFTLDYGPFGFIDMFDPRYQPWTGGGVHFSFLNQPQAAERNFHMFCLALKPLLESSKNALSQLDEIKNDFPKVMQEELQKMWSAKLGLSTFDAVLFKELITLMIETSVDYTIFFRELSKIPEDISPLIKSFYGDSILNEKILKSWSAWLEKWKSLIHTANPADINANSAESCKKLSKQMKAINPKYTLREWFLVPAYQQATNGDYTLIKELQEVMTSPYDEQSKEIEEKYHREKPSELFEIAGISHVTCSS, from the coding sequence ATGAACTCAACAAATAAAACCTCTGTAGAGGTAGAGACGCTCTACGATCTCGCGACGATGGCAGATTATTCACTCATGGATACGCTAAGCTCTGATCCTGAAGCTACTGCAGACGGTGTTGACCATGCTCCAAGACAAGTCTTTAGTGGGCATTTTGTCCCCGTGAATCCTATGCCAATCAAAGATCCCAAGTATATCGCGCATAGCAAAAACTTTTTTAGTGAACTTGGTTTTGCAGATAGCTTGGCAACATCAGAGGATTTTATCCGGATGTTCTCCGGCGATAGCTCGCGGCTTCCAGGACCGATGCGTAGTTTTGGTTGGGCAACGGGATATGCGCTTTCCATCTACGGCTCCGAATACTACGAACAATGTCCTTTCCAAACAGGTAACGGATATGGAGATGGTCGAGCTGTTTCCATCTTTGAGGGTGTCATCAACGGACAGCGCTGGGAGATGCAGCTTAAAGGAGGCGGTAGAACACCTTATTGCCGGGGTGCTGATGGTCGTGCCGTCTTGCGTTCAAGTATTCGTGAGTTTTTGGCACAAGAGCACATGCATGCTCTGGGTGTGCCGACATCACGCTCTTTGAGTCTCTACACCTCAAAAACAGAGACGGTAAGGCGGCCATGGTTTACAAACGGATCATACTCAAGAGACCCTGAAGTCATGATCGATGAGGCTGTTGCTATCACAACACGGGTTGCACCCTCATTTATTCGAGTGGGGCAACTTGAACTTTTCGGTCGTCGTGCGCGTAAAAATGAGCATCCAAAAGCGATGGAGGAGCTTGAAAAAATAGTGTTGCACTTGATCGATCGTGAGTACAGTGATGTCATCGAAGAGCATTTACCCACCCAGGAAAAAGTGCTCTTACTGGCACGTGAGTTTCGAAAGCGCCTCACCTCTTTGGTGGCAAACTGGATCCGTGTTGGCTACTGCCAGGGGAATTTCAATAGCGACAACTGTGCCGCAGGTGGCTTCACTCTCGATTACGGACCATTTGGGTTTATAGATATGTTTGACCCAAGATATCAGCCATGGACGGGTGGGGGAGTGCACTTTTCATTTTTAAATCAACCTCAAGCTGCCGAGCGTAACTTTCATATGTTTTGCTTGGCGTTAAAGCCGCTCCTGGAGTCGAGTAAGAATGCTCTAAGCCAGTTAGATGAGATCAAAAACGACTTTCCAAAAGTCATGCAAGAAGAGTTACAAAAGATGTGGTCCGCCAAGCTTGGATTGAGTACCTTTGATGCTGTATTGTTCAAAGAGCTCATAACACTTATGATAGAAACCTCTGTTGATTATACGATCTTCTTTCGTGAACTCTCCAAGATACCTGAGGATATCTCTCCACTCATAAAAAGCTTTTACGGTGACTCCATATTAAATGAAAAGATTTTAAAAAGCTGGTCAGCATGGCTGGAAAAATGGAAATCACTCATCCATACTGCAAACCCTGCCGACATCAATGCCAATTCGGCTGAATCCTGTAAAAAGCTTTCTAAGCAAATGAAAGCTATTAACCCAAAATACACTTTGCGAGAGTGGTTTCTTGTCCCTGCCTATCAACAAGCCACCAATGGAGACTATACACTTATTAAAGAGTTGCAAGAAGTGATGACAAGCCCCTATGATGAGCAATCTAAAGAAATAGAGGAGAAATACCATAGAGAAAAGCCCTCTGAGCTATTTGAAATTGCCGGTATATCCCATGTCACCTGTTCTTCGTGA
- a CDS encoding cation:proton antiporter, which translates to MDTLLLAIFATIFIATLLNIIFKKQNISHILGYIFTGTIISYLFDFNTLKIDSLELVGEFGIVFLMFTIGLELSFEKIKKMKETLLINGAMQLFLSVLFFFPLAFYAFDLDVTGSIIIALAFSLSSTAIVLPYLKESKDIYTPYGKKSVGILIFQDISVIPILLLITFLSYGASGTDISIMEVMLKTVLALVFIVLFIRYIGDKIVDAMLKFAARTQLEEIFLGAIFTIVLGMAVLMHSIGFTYSLGAFIAGVLIADTKYAIKVESDILSYKDLLLSVFFFSVGTKIDIVYLFSNLHTVFFIFILVSLVKMGVIYLIIKRKSDTNTSMKTALALAQIGGFSFVVFDLAAANHLITHDMANFLFLVTFVSMIVTPFVLNNIYKLSSYFEKEFYESDVITPIDKKNHIIIVGFGTLGRAVAKELHAKNIDFIIITDNLQHVLLARRINFLAYFGHLNKRPVMESLKVEESSSVIITMQDEHSKDLISQAVTEYYSDANIIIKVDTDEERQHFQEMRNIDFVDSNYELSSRLVQLSLKHQN; encoded by the coding sequence ATGGACACTTTATTACTAGCAATTTTTGCAACGATTTTCATTGCAACACTACTCAATATCATTTTCAAAAAACAGAATATTTCGCATATTCTTGGGTATATCTTCACGGGTACCATTATTAGTTATCTTTTTGATTTTAATACCCTAAAAATTGATTCTCTGGAATTGGTAGGGGAGTTTGGTATCGTCTTTTTAATGTTTACCATCGGTCTGGAACTGAGTTTTGAAAAGATTAAAAAAATGAAAGAGACGTTGCTCATTAATGGTGCCATGCAACTTTTTTTAAGTGTGCTGTTCTTTTTCCCTTTGGCTTTTTATGCGTTTGATTTAGATGTCACAGGTTCTATTATTATTGCTCTGGCATTCTCTTTATCCTCAACGGCGATCGTTCTTCCGTATTTGAAAGAGTCTAAAGATATCTATACGCCGTACGGAAAAAAATCGGTCGGTATTCTGATTTTTCAAGACATATCGGTCATTCCTATTTTGCTACTTATCACATTTTTATCCTATGGGGCGTCTGGAACAGATATATCCATCATGGAAGTAATGCTAAAAACAGTGTTGGCTCTTGTTTTTATCGTACTGTTTATTCGCTATATAGGTGATAAGATCGTGGATGCTATGCTGAAGTTTGCAGCAAGAACACAACTGGAAGAGATATTTCTTGGAGCCATTTTCACGATTGTCCTGGGTATGGCAGTCTTGATGCATTCTATAGGCTTTACCTACTCTCTTGGAGCATTTATAGCCGGCGTTTTGATCGCTGATACTAAATACGCCATCAAAGTAGAGTCAGACATCTTAAGCTATAAAGATCTGCTTTTGAGTGTCTTCTTTTTTAGTGTGGGAACAAAGATCGATATCGTTTATCTGTTTTCTAATCTTCATACGGTTTTCTTTATTTTCATATTGGTATCTCTAGTGAAAATGGGGGTTATCTATCTTATTATAAAGAGAAAATCAGATACCAATACCTCTATGAAAACAGCGCTCGCCCTAGCACAGATAGGAGGCTTTTCTTTTGTCGTATTTGATTTGGCTGCGGCCAATCATCTGATCACGCATGATATGGCAAATTTTTTATTTTTAGTCACTTTTGTATCCATGATCGTCACCCCGTTTGTACTGAACAATATCTATAAACTCTCTTCGTATTTTGAAAAAGAGTTTTATGAATCTGATGTTATTACCCCGATCGATAAGAAAAATCACATTATTATCGTGGGATTTGGTACCCTAGGAAGAGCTGTTGCCAAAGAGCTTCATGCAAAAAATATCGATTTTATTATCATCACAGACAATTTGCAACATGTCTTATTGGCAAGAAGAATTAATTTCCTTGCTTATTTTGGACACCTTAACAAACGCCCTGTTATGGAGTCACTTAAAGTGGAAGAGAGTTCCAGTGTTATTATTACTATGCAAGATGAACATTCGAAAGATCTTATTAGTCAAGCTGTCACAGAGTACTACAGTGATGCAAACATTATCATAAAAGTCGACACTGATGAAGAGAGACAGCATTTCCAAGAGATGCGCAACATTGATTTTGTTGATTCAAACTATGAGCTGTCCTCACGTCTTGTTCAGCTTTCATTAAAGCATCAGAATTGA
- a CDS encoding GNAT family N-acetyltransferase, with protein sequence MSHTLIHNEDECKYEYHIDGYVAYITYEDQNGNMHLTETQVPKELAGKGLARMLLEDVLQEIQKENKKAVAKCSYIVKYQEKNPEKDDVFA encoded by the coding sequence ATGTCTCATACACTCATTCACAATGAAGACGAATGTAAATATGAATACCATATAGATGGCTATGTAGCCTATATTACTTATGAGGATCAAAATGGAAACATGCATTTAACAGAGACCCAAGTACCTAAAGAGTTAGCTGGAAAAGGTCTTGCTAGAATGCTTTTGGAAGATGTACTGCAAGAGATACAAAAAGAAAATAAAAAAGCTGTAGCTAAGTGCTCATATATAGTAAAGTATCAGGAAAAAAATCCAGAAAAAGACGATGTATTTGCATAG
- a CDS encoding carbon monoxide dehydrogenase beta subunit family protein has translation MTKRVTEGPAGYMPQSAPEMGVELAPEGSALLYGDVVTPEEAMRDAAKALLTRDNPTIFPGPQVLWDWKDDVADKAAAILDLASEIPNCKIIPMPDYRPKYPKIDVKAEINPNHPNLTILDNRIKACVFVGVHCHYANLSLRMIRAGTDCYTTALCAYMGHEEAMASIRDLHASDIQKFKEIVIEERNKLGIEWETTLPPENPSLQKEDYSTLSPADYGEYRSLIMTKKGEHVTEVE, from the coding sequence ATGACGAAAAGAGTAACAGAAGGTCCTGCTGGGTATATGCCACAGTCGGCACCGGAGATGGGGGTAGAGCTTGCACCAGAAGGTTCAGCTTTACTTTATGGTGATGTTGTCACACCTGAAGAGGCAATGAGAGATGCTGCAAAAGCATTACTCACAAGGGACAACCCAACAATCTTCCCTGGTCCTCAAGTTCTATGGGACTGGAAAGATGATGTTGCAGATAAAGCAGCAGCAATTTTAGATCTTGCATCTGAGATTCCAAACTGTAAAATCATTCCAATGCCAGATTACAGACCAAAATATCCAAAAATCGATGTGAAGGCTGAAATCAATCCAAATCACCCAAATCTAACGATCTTAGACAACAGAATCAAAGCATGTGTTTTTGTTGGTGTACATTGTCACTACGCTAACCTTTCACTTAGAATGATTCGTGCTGGTACTGATTGTTACACAACTGCATTATGTGCTTATATGGGACATGAAGAAGCAATGGCATCAATTAGAGATCTACATGCATCAGACATTCAAAAGTTCAAAGAGATCGTAATTGAAGAAAGAAACAAATTAGGAATTGAGTGGGAAACTACTCTACCACCTGAAAATCCATCTTTACAAAAAGAAGATTACAGTACATTATCACCGGCTGATTATGGCGAGTATAGAAGTCTCATCATGACCAAAAAAGGTGAGCACGTTACTGAAGTCGAATAA
- a CDS encoding transketolase C-terminal domain-containing protein, translating to MDASQRPQLDKKKADINYILKEAPREQHFITGAQAMAEAVKRANVDMAIAYPITPQSEVMHLVGDIYAQGHIKEYYRAEEELGTMSAIAGAARAGVRLFTATSGPGLLRGLEAIVSWSGHRVPAVLGILTRVVNAPLSIQPDNIEMAYMMHCGAVMLHAENQQDTFDYTLAAFAITEKVDVYIPVAVATEGFFVTHAKGYVDMTADDICLNDFDPVAAPVPAMDNETPPARIQRDAPVQKSNFMSYLIHSVWQQEIWDSNKRAMKYIYEYLGGPIEVQNPEADVFVLGSGCAAAQCREAHRYAQEDGLSVGFVKVKAIRPFPTQEIRDALKNAKAVIVPEHNIIGWLCKEVKAAIPNGGIVVEGPRVYGGMTLPVELIMKEIHTALGLEYDLKL from the coding sequence ATGGATGCAAGTCAAAGACCACAATTAGATAAGAAAAAAGCAGATATAAATTATATACTTAAAGAGGCTCCGAGAGAGCAGCACTTTATTACAGGTGCGCAGGCAATGGCGGAAGCTGTTAAAAGAGCAAACGTAGATATGGCGATTGCGTATCCTATTACACCACAATCAGAGGTAATGCACCTTGTTGGTGATATTTATGCGCAAGGTCACATTAAAGAGTACTATAGAGCTGAAGAAGAGCTTGGTACTATGTCAGCTATCGCTGGTGCTGCAAGAGCAGGTGTTCGTCTATTTACAGCAACATCAGGACCAGGACTTCTTAGAGGTCTAGAAGCGATCGTATCATGGTCAGGACATAGAGTTCCAGCTGTACTTGGTATCTTAACTCGTGTTGTAAATGCGCCGTTATCAATCCAGCCAGATAATATCGAAATGGCATACATGATGCACTGTGGTGCTGTAATGCTTCATGCTGAAAATCAGCAAGATACATTTGACTACACATTGGCAGCATTTGCTATTACAGAAAAAGTTGATGTTTATATTCCAGTAGCTGTTGCAACAGAAGGTTTCTTCGTAACACACGCTAAGGGTTATGTTGATATGACAGCTGACGATATTTGTCTAAATGACTTTGATCCAGTTGCAGCGCCAGTTCCAGCTATGGATAATGAAACTCCACCAGCTAGAATCCAGCGTGATGCTCCAGTTCAAAAGTCAAACTTCATGTCTTACTTGATTCACTCAGTATGGCAGCAAGAGATCTGGGATTCAAACAAGCGTGCGATGAAATATATCTATGAGTACCTTGGTGGACCAATCGAAGTTCAAAACCCTGAAGCAGATGTATTTGTTCTTGGTTCTGGTTGTGCAGCAGCACAATGTAGAGAAGCGCACAGATATGCTCAAGAAGATGGACTAAGTGTTGGTTTCGTTAAAGTAAAAGCGATCAGACCATTCCCAACTCAAGAGATCAGAGATGCATTGAAAAATGCTAAAGCAGTAATCGTTCCTGAACACAACATTATTGGTTGGTTATGTAAAGAAGTTAAAGCAGCTATTCCAAATGGTGGAATCGTTGTAGAGGGTCCAAGAGTATATGGTGGTATGACACTTCCAGTGGAATTGATCATGAAAGAAATTCATACTGCTCTTGGCCTAGAGTATGATCTAAAACTATAA
- a CDS encoding thiamine pyrophosphate-dependent enzyme, with the protein MSLKYITPAERFKKYLPKDYVELVDYGPFGKTQDEAGPGNMGQFKELMEEHPMCSGCWMAYYIRLIFASLPQPEETVTLGTAGCGRLAISQAAVPFIYGNYGDQNAMASGLTRAFRLRFPDKHKDVITIAGDGGTMDIGFSMTMHSWIRGEKFTTIMLDNEVYGNTGGQESGMSPKGAILKMAPLGKKGEKMPATDLAKAAGCVYTVRMSPTNIKKAAKIIRRAIFVAREVGPTFIHAYTSCNIEYSIPTEDVFADAKEKEKTRFQFEEYMTDEAKAVIERVEAEEKAAKRAKKAEVV; encoded by the coding sequence ATGAGCTTAAAATATATAACTCCAGCAGAGAGATTTAAAAAATATTTACCAAAAGATTATGTAGAGTTAGTTGACTACGGTCCGTTTGGAAAGACTCAAGATGAAGCTGGTCCAGGTAACATGGGACAGTTTAAAGAGTTAATGGAAGAACACCCAATGTGTTCTGGTTGTTGGATGGCGTATTACATCAGATTGATCTTCGCTTCACTTCCACAACCTGAAGAGACTGTAACATTAGGTACAGCTGGATGTGGTCGTTTGGCTATTTCTCAAGCAGCTGTTCCATTTATCTATGGTAACTATGGTGACCAAAATGCTATGGCTTCTGGTCTTACACGTGCATTTAGACTACGTTTCCCAGATAAACATAAAGACGTTATCACTATCGCTGGTGACGGTGGTACTATGGATATCGGTTTCTCTATGACTATGCACTCATGGATCCGTGGTGAAAAATTCACAACGATCATGCTTGATAACGAAGTTTACGGAAACACTGGTGGTCAAGAGTCTGGTATGTCTCCTAAGGGTGCTATCCTTAAGATGGCTCCACTAGGTAAAAAAGGTGAGAAAATGCCTGCAACTGATTTAGCAAAAGCTGCTGGTTGTGTGTATACTGTTAGAATGTCTCCAACGAACATCAAAAAAGCTGCAAAAATCATCAGAAGAGCGATCTTTGTTGCTAGAGAAGTTGGACCAACGTTTATTCACGCGTATACTTCATGTAACATTGAGTACTCTATTCCTACTGAAGATGTATTTGCGGATGCAAAAGAGAAAGAGAAAACAAGATTCCAGTTTGAAGAGTACATGACTGATGAAGCTAAAGCTGTAATCGAACGTGTAGAAGCTGAAGAAAAAGCGGCTAAAAGAGCAAAAAAAGCAGAGGTGGTTTAA